The Acinonyx jubatus isolate Ajub_Pintada_27869175 chromosome B3, VMU_Ajub_asm_v1.0, whole genome shotgun sequence genomic interval ctcatctgcaaagtggaaaCAAGAGAGAATCTCATTAGGCTTTGCCATATAAGGAATCTTTGAGATTCAGTGTAGTCTTTTCAGTTCAAGTtttgagaaaactttaaaaaggtggGGTCTGTGCTTCCACATTACAAGTTAGTGGAGCAAGTGGGAATTTACGCACGAAATGATGAACGCTACCACATGATGCCCACATCGTGTGCTACACCATGTGATACAGAACACAAGGGCAGAGGGCGCTCAACACTGGTGGAGGTCAGGGTGGTGGACACGTGGTGGGAGTGGTGTGAGAATGATGCAGGCAAGCACTGGTGGAGAAAGGGGGGCTGACGTCATGGGTGGCTGGGCTAGCACAACAGGCTTCTGACCTTCCCTGTGATAACCACCTCTCTCTGCAGGGGTATGAAGGGTCCCTGATCAAACTCACATCGAGACAGGTAATTTCtctccaaagttttttttttttcctcccagccCAGACCGACTACTGAGCTTGGACCTGAGCCTGCTACCTTTTCCTCATCTTGAGGCATTTGGCAGCTGAGACCTGCTCTTTCTCATCTTGTTTCTGTTCTGAACTGATGAAAGAGCGACCTCCACAGGTCCCCTCTCCTTACCAGTCAGCTTCTGGTCCTCCCTCTCTGGTTTTTGAGAAGCTTTCAACCTGTTGCCCCTTTACCAAACCTGGGGCCTTCCCATGTCCTTAATACATTGGTGCCCCCTTTCTTGCTGGCGAAAACACTGGAACTTAATTACttgtgtgcattaaaaaaaagatttgccaAGAGGGTGATGTTTAATGCAGTGGGATAAAGCTGTATTGGAATCATTTCCCACAATGTAGTACCTGGATGGGAGACTTTGGGTGCATGAGAAACTTCTACTGTTCTAGCTGAACATAGGATATAGGCaagaagttgtttttgttttttgtttttgctttgttttatttttgaggggaaaatGGAATGTTGGGAGAGATATGAggatgttctctctttctcctactAGCCTGTTGGTTTTGTGATCTTTGACAGCCGAGCAGGAGCAGAAGCAGCCAAGAATGCATTGAATGTGAGTAGACAAGGCTTTCTCTGACCCACAGACCTCTAGACAACAAGTATTCCTGTTCTATCTTTTACAAACTTTCCCCCACTCCATGCCACTAAAAAGGGCCTACAGATATACCTTAATCCCCCAACATCTGGGGCAAAGTGCCTAGCTGCTTTGTCTATCAAACGCCACTACTCACAAGGTCCAAGCAGTGTGTCGTCTGTCTTGGCCCCTGCATGGGTGAGTCTTTTAGGCAAGATCATTTCTGGGGCCCTTCTGTACCTGTTGCAGTGGACAGACTGTCTGAGTCCTACAAAGTAaagtcttttccttcctttccttcccttcccttctcttgtaGGGTATTCGCTTTGATCCTgagaacccacaaaccctgaggcTAGAGTTTGCCAAAGCCAACACCAAGATGGCCAAGAACAAGCTAATGGCTACACCAAATCCCACCAACGCTCACCCCGCGCTAGGAGCACACTTCATTGCACGGGACCCCTGTGAGTGGCACTCAGAGCTATCATCTGCTGTCCAGCTATTGTCTGCTGTCCTTTTACTTGCCCCAGGCAAGGGGCCTGAGTGCAGTTGCATACAGAGGGAAGTTGTTGAGATTCTCACTGAGGGAGTCAGTCCTTTCCAGGAGGCTTCTTGTATCCACAGCCACCTGTCTCTGTGGGTTCcatgcttccttcctccccttgtAGCCTTTGCTAGGCTGCAGACAGACTGagctcctgagctgtcagcattgcCCAACTTCtctgaagccttctctgattttTCTTGGTTGAGATGGGCAGAAGCCCATCTAAgggcttcttctttttcttattttttttttttttaaagagcgtgagttattttttatttattattttcttaatgtttgtttatttttgagagagagacagagacagagcgtgagccggggaggggcagggagagagggagacacacaatctgaagcaggctcctagctgtcagcacagagcctaatgcagggctcaaactcatgaaccgcgagatcatgacctgagctgaagtcggacgcttaaccgactgagccactcaggcgcccctcatctgaGGGCTTCTTAAAGCAGATAGGATGCTCACCATGCCAGGCCAAGTTAACGTGGCTTTTTTTCCCCGGTCTTTCGGTCCTTGAGGGAAGTCTGGCCTGAGTAGGGAGCTTATGCTTCAACTGTAGTGATAGGTCCCCTTCTCTGTTTGGAATGGTAGTGGAAGGGGAGACCAGTGTTCTGACAATGGGGGCTGTTGTCTCCCATTGTAGATGACCTTATGGGGGCTGCTCTGATCCCCGCATCCCCAGAGGCCTGGGCCCCCTACCCTCTGTACACCACAGAGCTGACCCCAGCCATCTCACACGCTGCATTCACCTACCCAGCTGCcactgctgctgccgctgccgcccTACATGCTCAGGTAAGCCCCTCtgggggagaggcggggagaggaTGAAGGAGGCTCTAAGCTGGCCAGACTTTGTTCCTGAATGGCCACAGGGCCACTCATGCCTCTAGAGCTGCAGAACTGCCGTCTCCCACGACATTCTCTTTAGGGCTTCAGATcaaacagaggagagggagaggattaGCTGTGAGGCCACATCGGGGATCTGAGGCAGAATGTGAGTGTGAGAGAGACCCAGCCATGGTCCCACCACCCACCAAACATGTGCAGGCGGGTGCCATACTGCGTTCTGCCTGTGGTGACAGCCACAATTCAGATCCCAACCCGAGTGTGCTCTGTGGAGCCAGGccgcctgcctctgcctctctggtCTTTACGAACTTcagaaagcacttaaaaattCCTGACTTTTTTTACTATCTAGAAGAATGAGCACAGTATTATCTGCATCAGGGTTGTTGAGAGAATTACATGTTAACACCTGTGAAGGGCCGGCACCACAGGTCCCCCCACACCTGGAGCACGGAGTGCTCAGTGAGTGTTAGTGCTTGTTTTCATGAAGCCTAGACACTCTCCATGGTGAACCTGTGCAGGGATGGCGGGAAAGAGGGAATGAGCACTTCTAGGGGAGAGTTGGGGAGGTTAGTGCTGGGCCACTCACCGAGTGCCATACCAGGTGCCCGAGGCCAGTGAGCCACGGTCCGTTCTGGCCCGGACCTCCCTGGTGCAGTGACAGGAGGCACTGCCAGGTGTATGGACAAAGTGCCACCAGGCAGCACAAGGGGGCTGAGGAGTGATGGCAAGCCCACTTTGGCCTGTGATCAGTAGAGTGAACAAGAGCTGAGCCTTGGGAAGAGCGACCTGGCCGGGAGAGCTTTGCTGTTGATGGAGGTCGCCTTACCAGGGCAGTAGGGCACGAGGAAGAACAGGGTATaagaagccaggaagagagagTTCACAGGAACCAGAAGCCAAGGTGGGAGGGCTTGGGTGCTCTGCCCAAGGGGGGGCTCAGTGTGTGTCTATGTCAGGTCCTCTGAAGGGCTTAGTGACATCTGGATCTACTCAGTTCTGAGGTGGAAGGTACAGACTCCCCGCCTACTACCCTAGCAAGCTGTTTTCCCCCATCAGGGGAGGTCCCCTTGGCCATGGCCACTTTAGATTGTACTGAGGGCAGAAGTGTGGTTAAACTTGGCACCATTCCCCAGCTGTGCACCACAGGCAGCTAGAAAATTGATAGGGGATAGGAAGGTGGTAAAGATCATCCCCCAGAGGGAAATGATTGGGTATTTACCACAAACCAGGTTCTGTGGTGGGCAAAGAGCGGGTGAGCCCAGGAGACTGTCCTCGTCCTCCGTGACCTGGTGGAGTGCAGGAGGCTGGCAGTAGTGCTCCTGGCCACGCAGGGAGTTTCACTGCAGCAGCCCTATGAGGCCTTGCCGGGCGCTTTGCTCCGATCCTAGCTGTGCAACCATTTTGCTACCTGATCTTTTGCAAGTGACTTCACCTTTGGGCCTCTGtgtgtgtcctcatctgtaaaatgagagggcaATCAAGATGAGGTGGAGAGGGTTCTACCCTGTCTGCTCCAAGATGCTTGGCCATGACAATGGTGAGGCAGAGGTTGGGAACCAGAGATAGTATGTCAAGTTAATAAGCAGAGGTGCCTCTGCCGTTCTTGGGGTAGTTCCTCCAGCTGGCTGAAAGGGGCACGCTACTTCCTGTCCTTAAATTCCATACTGCAGGGCTATGTGccctcctgttttcttcctttctagcttcctccctcccaccctgtcccTGCCCAGTGGCTGCCCAACTCCAGTCCAGCTGCCTCagtccaaatcctggctcttccaacacctctatgaccttgggcaagttacttaacctctctgtctcAATTTCTTTGGAATGGTGATAATCATACCTACTTTgtaggtatttgtttttctgatattAGCATAGAGGGAATGCTAGAGAAGTGCCAGTTATCATGGTTATTATTTAATATCACTATTATCTAGTGCCCCCAGGGTCCTCTCCGAGGCCGGAGGCCTCATTGTGTCTCAGTCCCTGTTTCTGGACTCCCTGGGATGGGGATAAAGCCCACCTCGAAGGCTAATGACATTTGTCGGGAGGCAGGCTAGCAACAAGAGATTGGACGAGGTAGTAACTAGTTCTGTCCCAGCTACTGGACTTCTCTGGATGTCCGTCTCCACAACAGTAGAATGCACTGCCCAAACCAAATGCAGTAATAGCATTTGTGTCTTTTCCTTCCAAgagctccttccctgccccctgaCAGTGCTGCCCAGAAGTGGATGCTGCTCATCCTGAGGGCATTATTCTGAACCCAGAGGAACAACAGAACTGATTCTGGGCCTATGAGCAAGGAGGTGACTTGGAGAGAAGGTAGTAGAAAAAGGGGATGAAAAGCAGTCCTTCCTTTCTGTGTCCCAACATACATACCCTGACTGCATGCCTTTTGCCACTAGCTCAGCCTCAGCCAAGGCATCCGTATGTGGCCGCGGGGCCCAGACCTACAGGAGGGGCATTGGAGATGGCTTAGTCCTGCTCTGTCTAGCGTGAGGCCATATTGCTCAGCCttctggttctctttttttttttttttttttttttaagtttatttatttattttgagagagcaagcaggggagaggcagagggagagggagaatcccaggtgAGCTCCACGTTGTCAGAGCAGaccctggtgcggggctcgaactctcgaaccatgagatcatgacctgagctgaaaccaaaaggcagaagcttaaccaactgagccacccaggtgctcgtCAACCTTCTGGTCCTCTTGATAGAAACTTCTCTTTTAAGAGGATGAGGCACACAAGAGGTGTAGATGGCATGGGGTCTGGCACATGCCTAAAAGTGGGAATTCTCTGTGTCCCCTTGCATCCCAGAGTCCTCCCAGACTTGACTTCATTTTCCACTTCAACCTGAGGATGGTGGGGATCTTTGACCGGGGCTCTTTTCCCCCTCTTTACACTGGCTCACCGCTTGCTAATGACCTTCCTATTACATGAACTCCCTTGCctctattttcttatctgtataaTGGAGATGGTaagattctcttttccctttgcttattatCCTGCTCCCCGAAAATAGTTACTTTTAGTCCATAGGGTTAGTAGATAGTTGGGTGTGCGTGTATAAATAAATCCATAGatgtggatcttttttttttttttaatgtttgtttatttttgaaagagggagagacagaacataagcaggtgaggggcagagagggagacacagaatccgaagcaggctccaggctctgagctgtcagcacagagcccgacgcggggctcaaacccgtgagccgtgagatcatgacctgagcaaagttgggcacttaaccgactgagccacccaggtggcttttATAAAAGTTACACATTTAATCtgtttaaaacttaaatattagGCCATTGTTTCCCATCAGTAAATGTAGATCTACATTTGGATGCCTGGCAAGCCCACCTTTGTATAAGTGTGTCCAGCTCCCTATTGATGGTAAATTAGGTTGTTACACAATTTTCTGCTACCAATAGGCTGTGCTGCCATGGACGCCCTTGTTCACCCCTCCCTGGGTACCTGTCCTGCTGGTTTTCCTTATCATAAATTCCTAGAACTATTACAAGGTCACAGTGTAGACTTGGCAACCTGAGTGTTCCTTTAATTGACTTTCTGATGAGTGAGGCTCCCATATTTATTGGCTATTCATATTTCTTCCCATGTGGATTTATTCCTTTCTCCACCTTTGGTCTATCTTCTCAGTTAGTCCCAAGATCTGAGAGAGGACCGAGTTCatgtgccccgcccccctcccttgTTTTGATGCTGCCCTTCTTGGAGCCTGGTCATTCCAGATGCCCATGGGCCTGTCCCTGTGCGGTCGCTTCTCAGGACCCCCAGAATCCCTATGAACAACTGGAGGCCTTGAGAGTGGGCTGCTCACTCACTCCCTGATGTGCTGGCTCTGATCCCTGGGCCTTGGGGGTGTCTCCTGTTCtgagctggggcaggaagggacAGCACTTCTTTAGAGGATCCTGACTGCCAGCCTCTACCTGTGTCTGAGGAAATGGAAAGGCAGCCCCTCACGTATGTTCTGTCCACTGGGATGGTACATCCATCCCGAGCTCAGAAATGCAGGTTTTCCtctacttcttccttccccaaaggGGTAGTGGCTCATCTCAGGCTGGGGGGAAAGCTGCTGCTTTGGAGACTGAGTCACAGCACCTAATGGAGGGAGTGGGGGACCCCATGAAGCAGGCTTGCCGAGGGAGCCCCTTAAGCAGCCGCTGGCTTCCCCAGTGGTGAGAGTCAGAAGCCTCCGAGCCCTTCCCACACTAACCAACATTTGCATCTTGTCCAGCCCTACAAGGCACCTCACCTGTCAGGATCTCTTGTCACGGGGCTGCTCCAGCTGGAAGCCAGGTGAGGGGTGGTGGTCAGGGTCCACCGGGGGATTCCCTGAGCTGGAGTGGGCCACAAGCTTATTTGGTAGCCACATGCTGGTTTCCTTATTGTCCCTCTCTTACGGAATGAGCTCTTATGTCCAGCCACGCTTCCAGGTGGGAGTGCATCCCACAGCTcagcaaaggagaggagaggctTCCTCCCACTTGGCCTCCCACTTGGCTGTTAGCCAGGAGGGGAGGGAACTGCTTCCAGATGTTGAGGCAGTAGGAGAGAAAATAGTGGCTTCTGAGGCTGGACAGCTCAAAGGCAAGAAGAGGCACTTGATCTCCTATTCTGTGTGATATGGTGCTTAATCAAGGTGGTTCTAGCAGCCCGGGTCCACGGTGTCCTGGTGAGAGCAGTGCCACATCCTTGGAGCCCAGGGAAGATTCTGGCATTGATTAGGTGGCCTAGGACCTGCTTCTGCTATATGCCAAGTGTCCTGGCATTTTAGGGTAACCAGCTTCTGTTTGCTGTTGAGCATGTGGTGAGCAGAGTCCTGGGGTGTACAAAACATGTAAGATTTGGAGGAGACACAGGAGTATGTTCTCAGGAAGCTTCCATCAGCCCGCAGACGACCTGACATTACTTGACATCTTCTCCGCTTACAGAGGCGGGGATTCCAGGCAGCCAAGTGGGTAACTGAGTCCAACTACCACACTGTCAAGCTAGTTGTCTGTGGGCCCAGCTGCTACTTGTTTTCTACATTGGCTCTTGGCGTGCCATCCCTTCCTTTCCTGAGGGGACCCCGGACTCCCCTCCCTGGGCATTCTTCCCCTTACCCCTCATTCAAGGTCTTGTGATGCTGTGTTCCCCCACTGATCCCAGGCAGCCATGGATTAGGCTGGGGCAGACATGCTGTCTATAACTGGGGCAGGTGGCCCTCCTGCAGTCTTGGCTTGGCACCCAGCATAGCTTACTGCCCAGACCCATGGGGAGGCTGTACCTAGAAAGGGAGGGCGTATGATTTCCTGACCCGTCTCTGGGAATCCTGCTTAGGGGCTACTGCTCTGAAGGGCCTTCTGGCAAGTGCCAGGGCTGAGACAGCTGCCAGGCCCCCATTGGAGGCCTCAGCTGGTGGGTTACAAATCTGTAGACCTGGGAGGCTGATAATGGAGGGAACAAGAGGGATGGAAAAGGATGGAAGCATCAGCTGGGTCTCAGCCATGACTTCCTTAGAGAATCCTACAAGGACAGGAGTCCTACCCCTTAGAGACCACAGCAACTTTGGTTTCTAAAGTGTTTGTACATTGTGTCTCACCTGATCCTCACGGACACCCTGTGACTTCATCATCTCTGTCCTGTACTTGGGTGAGGGCACTGAGACAGAAGGAAACTGAGCAAAAATGTATTAGGTTCATGTTCCTAACGTCAGAAATTCTACACTCTTCAAGtcaagggggaagggcagaatgCTGACCAGCACCCCCACTGCCAAAAGTCCACCTGGTACAGTTGGGCTCAGTGGAGCATAAAACACCTTGGTAACGATTCTCTCATTTGAACCTCAACCCTGCGGAGGAGGCAGGTCAGGTGGCGCTCTCCCATTTTcaggatgaagaaactgatgccTAGAGGTGAGTAAGTGGCCCGGCGTCTGCCAGTCAGTGACAGAACCAGGACTCCAGCAGGGACACTGAAGACTCCCCAGTCAAGAGAAGGGACTGCACAGCTAGCTCCTGACGTTGGCTTCTCTTGCAGGTGCGCTGGTACCCTTCCTCTGATACCACCCAGCAAGGATGGAAATATCGTCAGTTCTGTTAGTTCTTCAGTAAGTGCTGGCCCAGAGGCCCAGGATAAGTGTTCTAGAGCCTGGCTTACTGCAGGGCCATGGTTCCTCCCTCTGCCTGAGCCGGAGAGCTCACTGGTGCTAGGCGTCCACCTGGACTTGCGTGCTAGGGCACTCTGGCTggtttttccccttctcctcccaccgACACCCCCTGCCATCCATCTTGCAGCCTCCTCACAAGGGCGAAGCCTGGGTTCATTTCTAGTCCCTCACCTCTGCTCACGgccacctctctcccctccctccaggtcTTGTCACCGCAGCTTGAAGCCCCTG includes:
- the RBPMS2 gene encoding RNA-binding protein with multiple splicing 2 isoform X3, which translates into the protein MSNLKPDGEHSTSTGTGTGSGSGGTLEEEVRTLFVSGLPVDIKPRELYLLFRPFKGYEGSLIKLTSRQPVGFVIFDSRAGAEAAKNALNGIRFDPENPQTLRLEFAKANTKMAKNKLMATPNPTNAHPALGAHFIARDPYDLMGAALIPASPEAWAPYPLYTTELTPAISHAAFTYPAATAAAAAALHAQVLSPQLEAPAPLGRKPL
- the RBPMS2 gene encoding RNA-binding protein with multiple splicing 2 isoform X2, with the protein product MSNLKPDGEHSTSTGTGTGSGSGGTLEEEVRTLFVSGLPVDIKPRELYLLFRPFKGYEGSLIKLTSRQPVGFVIFDSRAGAEAAKNALNGIRFDPENPQTLRLEFAKANTKMAKNKLMATPNPTNAHPALGAHFIARDPYDLMGAALIPASPEAWAPYPLYTTELTPAISHAAFTYPAATAAAAAALHAQVRWYPSSDTTQQGWKYRQFC
- the RBPMS2 gene encoding RNA-binding protein with multiple splicing 2 isoform X1 yields the protein MSNLKPDGEHSTSTGTGTGSGSGGTLEEEVRTLFVSGLPVDIKPRELYLLFRPFKGYEGSLIKLTSRQPVGFVIFDSRAGAEAAKNALNGIRFDPENPQTLRLEFAKANTKMAKNKLMATPNPTNAHPALGAHFIARDPYDLMGAALIPASPEAWAPYPLYTTELTPAISHAAFTYPAATAAAAAALHAQPYKAPHLSGSLVTGLLQLEARCAGTLPLIPPSKDGNIVSSVSSSVLSPQLEAPAPLGRKPL